The following proteins are co-located in the Polymorphospora rubra genome:
- the bioD gene encoding dethiobiotin synthase: protein MTELGWRGPVLVTGTDTDVGKTMVTAAVAACARAAGLTVAMVKPGQTGTATGAPADEDTVARLAAPTTTRTLANYPDPLAPLAAARVASLEPLELYTAVDAVRDIAKEHDLVLVEGAGGLLVPMGLRPSGEAWTVADLAVSLGAPAVVVTRAGLGTLNHTALTLEALERRGVPAGVVVGAWPAEPELVHWANFTELVPHLLGALPDGAGTMDPGVFQRSAPGWLTPALHGVLDDWRTWADDQ from the coding sequence GTGACCGAGCTTGGCTGGCGTGGCCCCGTCCTGGTCACCGGCACCGACACCGACGTCGGCAAGACCATGGTCACCGCGGCGGTCGCCGCCTGCGCCCGCGCCGCCGGTCTCACCGTCGCCATGGTCAAGCCCGGCCAGACCGGTACGGCCACCGGCGCACCGGCCGACGAGGACACCGTCGCCCGGCTCGCCGCCCCGACGACGACCCGTACCCTGGCGAACTATCCGGACCCGCTGGCGCCGCTGGCCGCCGCCCGGGTCGCCTCGCTCGAGCCGCTGGAGCTGTACACGGCCGTCGACGCCGTACGCGACATCGCCAAGGAACACGACCTGGTGCTCGTCGAGGGCGCCGGCGGTCTGCTCGTACCGATGGGACTGCGCCCGTCGGGCGAGGCGTGGACGGTCGCCGACCTGGCGGTGTCGCTCGGCGCTCCCGCGGTCGTGGTGACCCGGGCCGGCCTCGGCACGCTCAACCACACCGCGTTGACGCTGGAGGCGCTGGAGCGGCGCGGTGTCCCGGCCGGCGTGGTGGTCGGCGCCTGGCCGGCCGAGCCGGAACTCGTGCACTGGGCGAACTTCACCGAACTGGTCCCGCACCTGCTCGGCGCGCTGCCGGACGGCGCCGGCACGATGGATCCGGGCGTTTTCCAGCGGTCGGCGCCCGGCTGGCTCACCCCGGCCCTGCACGGCGTGCTCGACGACTGGCGCACCTGGGCCGACGACCAGTAG